A genomic segment from Lutzomyia longipalpis isolate SR_M1_2022 chromosome 3, ASM2433408v1 encodes:
- the LOC129793876 gene encoding zwei Ig domain protein zig-8 isoform X2, with translation MSLKHYSERHNVAYFIIISCLYHFQHLRTIWSLPASGGAIVLDRPYFDDVSARNVTAVVDETAILKCRVRNRANRTISWMRKRDLHILTSNSFTYTSDQRFSVDHPANSDDWNLKIEYAQRRDSGIYECQVNTEPKINMAFHLEVTDLIRAARAKILGSQEVHVKKGSTISLSCSVNVHAPSMAWLHDSAVVDFDSARGGISLETEKTDTGTTSRLMLTRAALRDSGNYTCQPAGAVSASVVVHVLNGEHPAAMQTSSARPVPPVTLIVLGAMLLATPYHAGPLWLTQPA, from the exons ATGAGCCTCAAGCACTACAGTGAGCGACACAATGTCGCGTACTTTATCATCATCTCCTGTCTATACCACTTTCAGCACTTGCGCACCATTTGGAGTCTTCCAGCGTCCG GTGGCGCCATTGTGCTTGACCGACCATATTTTGACGATGTGTCAGCGAGAAATGTCACAGCCGTTGTTGATGAaacggccattttgaaatgcCGTGTTAGGAATCGCGCAAACAGAACG ATATCTTGGATGAGAAAGCGTGATCTTCACATCCTCACATCCAATTCATTCACATACACGAGTGATCAGAGATTCTCTGTGGATCATCCGGCCAACAGTGACGACTGGAATTTGAAGATTGAGTATGCGCAACGGCGCGATAGTGGCATTTATGAGTGCCAAGTTAATACTGAGCCTAAAATCAACATGGCGTTCCACCTTGAGGTCACAG ATCTCATACGGGCGGCACGCGCCAAAATCCTCGGTTCCCAGGAGGTACACGTGAAGAAGGGTAGCACAATTTCCCTATCGTGCAGTGTTAACGTCCATGCACCCTCAATGGCATGGCTGCACGATTCGGCCGTGGTGGATTTTGATTCAGCACGCGGTGGTATTAGTTTGGAAACCGAGAAGACCGACACAGGCACAACATCGAGGTTAATGCTAACACGGGCAGCCCTACGTGATTCGGGGAACTACACCTGCCAACCAGCTGGAGCCGTGAGTGCTTCTGTGGTGGTGCACGTGCTGAATGGTGAACATCCAGCTGCTATGCAGACAAGCAGTGCAAGACCCGTACCACCAGTTACCCTCATCGTCCTGGGGGCCATGCTCCTGGCCACCCCATATCACGCGGGTCCCCTCTGGCTAACGCAGCCCGCGTGA
- the LOC129793877 gene encoding uncharacterized protein LOC129793877, whose product MSLINSLALVVCLCLAYAAARPEAGYAYNRPSFGGSAAGGSGFSSGAAIGGGGGFHGTAGGIGGGFATSGGALGGGHGFGSGVASGFGGGGAGFGGGGAGFGGGSASGFGGGHSVGGTTLVQKHIYVHVPPPEPEEHFRQHAIGGGGLAQKHYKIIFIKAPSPPTYSPAQIAQAAQNSEKTIVYVLVKRPDAPEDIVVPSAAPVTPSKPEVYFIRYKTQREQVGGHTGPAPIPQGPAPLPIPSQPSLPAPSLPQPSIAPAPASQYGPPGGPSGGPY is encoded by the exons ATGTCCCTCATTAACAGTTTAGCTTTGGTTGTTTGCCTGTGTTTGGCGTACGCCGCGGCGCGTCCCGAGGCCGGCTATGCCTACAATCGCCCCTCATTCGGTGGCAGTGCAGCCGGTGGTTCGGGCTTCTCTAGTGGAGCCGCCATCGGTGGCGGTGGTGGCTTCCACGGCACAGCTGGAGGTATTGGCGGTGGATTTGCAACATCCGGAG GTGCCCTAGGTGGTGGACATGGCTTTGGATCGGGCGTGGCATCTGGatttggtggtggtggtgctgGATTTGGCGGTGGTGGTGCTGGATTTGGCGGTGGTTCAGCTTCTGGCTTTGGTGGAGGACACAGTGTTGGTGGTACAACCCTCGTGCAGAAGCACATCTACGTGCACGTCCCACCACCAGAACCAGAGGAACACTTCCGTCAGCACGCaattggtggtggtggtttgGCACAGAAGCACTACAAGATTATCTTCATTAAGGCCCCATCCCCACCAACGTACAGCCCTGCCCAAATTGCCCAGGCAGCGCAGAATTCCGAAAAGACAATTGTCTACGTCCTCGTGAAGCGTCCCGACGCCCCCGAAGACATTGTCGTGCCATCAGCCGCTCCTGTTACCCCATCCAAACCCGAGGTCTACTTCATCCGCTACAAGACACAACGCGAGCAAGTGGGTGGTCATACAGGACCTGCACCCATCCCACAGGGTCCAGCACCCCTTCCAATTCCCTCCCAACCTAGTCTACCAGCCCCATCGCTGCCACAGCCATCAATTGCCCCAGCTCCGGCGTCACAATATGGACCACCTGGAGGACCATCGGGGGGACCTtattaa
- the LOC129793875 gene encoding Y-box factor homolog isoform X3, producing MVDSENVSASSGSGADGVQPATAPSTAPAANAGAQKQTKEVVALKVTGLVKWFNVKSGYGFINRNDTKEDVFVHQSAIIRNNPKKAVRSVGDGELVEFDVVVGDKGNEAANVTGPEGKPVRGSPYAADKRRPYRLWYQRNRTRQDGESTGDFFGGRGAKKDAPEGSEESDGAEPQQQQQRPMRRFRGRGGRGGHYGGGGGGFYGGGGRMRREAPEEGQGDQEEGGGPPRGRGRGTGAPRRLYRRSFRGGMRGGGAPRRQAPRDGGGQEQEAAPKGNGAAPKRRGRGKWRPSGQQRKDMDA from the exons ATGGTTGATTCCGAGAATGTCTCAGCATCGAGCGGTTCCGGCGCAGATGGCGTCCAACCGGCAACAGCTCCATCTACGGCACCCGCCGCAAATGCCGGTGCTCAAAAGCAAACCAAGGAAGTTGTCG cCTTGAAGGTGACGGGCTTGGTGAAGTGGTTCAATGTGAAAAGCGGCTATGGGTTTATAAACCGCAATGACACCAAAGAGGACGTCTTCGTGCACCAATCCGCCATCATACGGAATAATCCGAAGAAAGCTGTACGAAGCGTCGGGGATGGAGAGCTCGTGGAATTTGACGTGGTAGTAGGTGACAAGGGTAACGAGGCGGCCAATGTAACAGGACCCGAAGGGAAGCCCGTCCGTGGGAGTCCCTATGCTGCCGATAAGCGTAGACCCTACCGTCTCTGGTATCAACGTAACCGAACCAGACAAGACGGTGAGTCCACTG GAGACTTCTTCGGTGGTCGTGGTGCAAAGAAGGACGCGCCCGAAGGATCCGAAGAGAGCGATGGTGCTGAGCcgcagcaacaacaacagcGGCCAATGCGACGTTTCCGTGGCCGTGGAGGACGTGGCGGTCACTATGGTGGCGGCGGCGGTGGTTTCTACGGTGGCGGTGGACGTATGAGACGAGAGGCACCCGAGGAGGGGCAG GGTGACCAGGAGGAGGGAGGTGGTCCCCCGAGAGGCCGTGGTAGGGGCACAGGGGCCCCACGGCGACTCTACCGACGCAGCTTCCGCGGTGGCATGCGTGGTGGTGGAGCCCCACGCAGGCAGGCCCCGCGCGATGGTGGTGGCCAGGAACAGGAGGCAGCACCCAAAGGGAATGGTGCAGCCCCGAAACGCCGTGGTCGTGGCAAATGGCGGCCAAGTGGCCAACAACGGAAAG ACATGGACGCGTAG
- the LOC129793875 gene encoding Y-box factor homolog isoform X1 — MVDSENVSASSGSGADGVQPATAPSTAPAANAGAQKQTKEVVALKVTGLVKWFNVKSGYGFINRNDTKEDVFVHQSAIIRNNPKKAVRSVGDGELVEFDVVVGDKGNEAANVTGPEGKPVRGSPYAADKRRPYRLWYQRNRTRQDGESTGDFFGGRGAKKDAPEGSEESDGAEPQQQQQRPMRRFRGRGGRGGHYGGGGGGFYGGGGRMRREAPEEGQGDQEEGGGPPRGRGRGTGAPRRLYRRSFRGGMRGGGAPRRQAPRDGGGQEQEAAPKGNGAAPKRRGRGKWRPSGQQRKGTRTAAGGGAAENNETTLEPPGESTA; from the exons ATGGTTGATTCCGAGAATGTCTCAGCATCGAGCGGTTCCGGCGCAGATGGCGTCCAACCGGCAACAGCTCCATCTACGGCACCCGCCGCAAATGCCGGTGCTCAAAAGCAAACCAAGGAAGTTGTCG cCTTGAAGGTGACGGGCTTGGTGAAGTGGTTCAATGTGAAAAGCGGCTATGGGTTTATAAACCGCAATGACACCAAAGAGGACGTCTTCGTGCACCAATCCGCCATCATACGGAATAATCCGAAGAAAGCTGTACGAAGCGTCGGGGATGGAGAGCTCGTGGAATTTGACGTGGTAGTAGGTGACAAGGGTAACGAGGCGGCCAATGTAACAGGACCCGAAGGGAAGCCCGTCCGTGGGAGTCCCTATGCTGCCGATAAGCGTAGACCCTACCGTCTCTGGTATCAACGTAACCGAACCAGACAAGACGGTGAGTCCACTG GAGACTTCTTCGGTGGTCGTGGTGCAAAGAAGGACGCGCCCGAAGGATCCGAAGAGAGCGATGGTGCTGAGCcgcagcaacaacaacagcGGCCAATGCGACGTTTCCGTGGCCGTGGAGGACGTGGCGGTCACTATGGTGGCGGCGGCGGTGGTTTCTACGGTGGCGGTGGACGTATGAGACGAGAGGCACCCGAGGAGGGGCAG GGTGACCAGGAGGAGGGAGGTGGTCCCCCGAGAGGCCGTGGTAGGGGCACAGGGGCCCCACGGCGACTCTACCGACGCAGCTTCCGCGGTGGCATGCGTGGTGGTGGAGCCCCACGCAGGCAGGCCCCGCGCGATGGTGGTGGCCAGGAACAGGAGGCAGCACCCAAAGGGAATGGTGCAGCCCCGAAACGCCGTGGTCGTGGCAAATGGCGGCCAAGTGGCCAACAACGGAAAGGTACGAGAACGGCGGCGGGTGGCGGCGCGGCCGAGAACAATGAGACGACCCTGGAGCCGCCGGGCGAGAGCACCGCCTAA
- the LOC129793875 gene encoding Y-box factor homolog isoform X2 — protein MVDSENVSASSGSGADGVQPATAPSTAPAANAGAQKQTKEVVALKVTGLVKWFNVKSGYGFINRNDTKEDVFVHQSAIIRNNPKKAVRSVGDGELVEFDVVVGDKGNEAANVTGPEGKPVRGSPYAADKRRPYRLWYQRNRTRQDGDFFGGRGAKKDAPEGSEESDGAEPQQQQQRPMRRFRGRGGRGGHYGGGGGGFYGGGGRMRREAPEEGQGDQEEGGGPPRGRGRGTGAPRRLYRRSFRGGMRGGGAPRRQAPRDGGGQEQEAAPKGNGAAPKRRGRGKWRPSGQQRKGTRTAAGGGAAENNETTLEPPGESTA, from the exons ATGGTTGATTCCGAGAATGTCTCAGCATCGAGCGGTTCCGGCGCAGATGGCGTCCAACCGGCAACAGCTCCATCTACGGCACCCGCCGCAAATGCCGGTGCTCAAAAGCAAACCAAGGAAGTTGTCG cCTTGAAGGTGACGGGCTTGGTGAAGTGGTTCAATGTGAAAAGCGGCTATGGGTTTATAAACCGCAATGACACCAAAGAGGACGTCTTCGTGCACCAATCCGCCATCATACGGAATAATCCGAAGAAAGCTGTACGAAGCGTCGGGGATGGAGAGCTCGTGGAATTTGACGTGGTAGTAGGTGACAAGGGTAACGAGGCGGCCAATGTAACAGGACCCGAAGGGAAGCCCGTCCGTGGGAGTCCCTATGCTGCCGATAAGCGTAGACCCTACCGTCTCTGGTATCAACGTAACCGAACCAGACAAGACG GAGACTTCTTCGGTGGTCGTGGTGCAAAGAAGGACGCGCCCGAAGGATCCGAAGAGAGCGATGGTGCTGAGCcgcagcaacaacaacagcGGCCAATGCGACGTTTCCGTGGCCGTGGAGGACGTGGCGGTCACTATGGTGGCGGCGGCGGTGGTTTCTACGGTGGCGGTGGACGTATGAGACGAGAGGCACCCGAGGAGGGGCAG GGTGACCAGGAGGAGGGAGGTGGTCCCCCGAGAGGCCGTGGTAGGGGCACAGGGGCCCCACGGCGACTCTACCGACGCAGCTTCCGCGGTGGCATGCGTGGTGGTGGAGCCCCACGCAGGCAGGCCCCGCGCGATGGTGGTGGCCAGGAACAGGAGGCAGCACCCAAAGGGAATGGTGCAGCCCCGAAACGCCGTGGTCGTGGCAAATGGCGGCCAAGTGGCCAACAACGGAAAGGTACGAGAACGGCGGCGGGTGGCGGCGCGGCCGAGAACAATGAGACGACCCTGGAGCCGCCGGGCGAGAGCACCGCCTAA
- the LOC129793875 gene encoding Y-box factor homolog isoform X4 codes for MVDSENVSASSGSGADGVQPATAPSTAPAANAGAQKQTKEVVALKVTGLVKWFNVKSGYGFINRNDTKEDVFVHQSAIIRNNPKKAVRSVGDGELVEFDVVVGDKGNEAANVTGPEGKPVRGSPYAADKRRPYRLWYQRNRTRQDGDFFGGRGAKKDAPEGSEESDGAEPQQQQQRPMRRFRGRGGRGGHYGGGGGGFYGGGGRMRREAPEEGQGDQEEGGGPPRGRGRGTGAPRRLYRRSFRGGMRGGGAPRRQAPRDGGGQEQEAAPKGNGAAPKRRGRGKWRPSGQQRKDMDA; via the exons ATGGTTGATTCCGAGAATGTCTCAGCATCGAGCGGTTCCGGCGCAGATGGCGTCCAACCGGCAACAGCTCCATCTACGGCACCCGCCGCAAATGCCGGTGCTCAAAAGCAAACCAAGGAAGTTGTCG cCTTGAAGGTGACGGGCTTGGTGAAGTGGTTCAATGTGAAAAGCGGCTATGGGTTTATAAACCGCAATGACACCAAAGAGGACGTCTTCGTGCACCAATCCGCCATCATACGGAATAATCCGAAGAAAGCTGTACGAAGCGTCGGGGATGGAGAGCTCGTGGAATTTGACGTGGTAGTAGGTGACAAGGGTAACGAGGCGGCCAATGTAACAGGACCCGAAGGGAAGCCCGTCCGTGGGAGTCCCTATGCTGCCGATAAGCGTAGACCCTACCGTCTCTGGTATCAACGTAACCGAACCAGACAAGACG GAGACTTCTTCGGTGGTCGTGGTGCAAAGAAGGACGCGCCCGAAGGATCCGAAGAGAGCGATGGTGCTGAGCcgcagcaacaacaacagcGGCCAATGCGACGTTTCCGTGGCCGTGGAGGACGTGGCGGTCACTATGGTGGCGGCGGCGGTGGTTTCTACGGTGGCGGTGGACGTATGAGACGAGAGGCACCCGAGGAGGGGCAG GGTGACCAGGAGGAGGGAGGTGGTCCCCCGAGAGGCCGTGGTAGGGGCACAGGGGCCCCACGGCGACTCTACCGACGCAGCTTCCGCGGTGGCATGCGTGGTGGTGGAGCCCCACGCAGGCAGGCCCCGCGCGATGGTGGTGGCCAGGAACAGGAGGCAGCACCCAAAGGGAATGGTGCAGCCCCGAAACGCCGTGGTCGTGGCAAATGGCGGCCAAGTGGCCAACAACGGAAAG ACATGGACGCGTAG
- the LOC129793876 gene encoding zwei Ig domain protein zig-8 isoform X1 — MSLKHYSERHNVAYFIIISCLYHFQHLRTIWSLPASGGAIVLDRPYFDDVSARNVTAVVDETAILKCRVRNRANRTISWMRKRDLHILTSNSFTYTSDQRFSVDHPANSDDWNLKIEYAQRRDSGIYECQVNTEPKINMAFHLEVTDNQNLSDLIRAARAKILGSQEVHVKKGSTISLSCSVNVHAPSMAWLHDSAVVDFDSARGGISLETEKTDTGTTSRLMLTRAALRDSGNYTCQPAGAVSASVVVHVLNGEHPAAMQTSSARPVPPVTLIVLGAMLLATPYHAGPLWLTQPA; from the exons ATGAGCCTCAAGCACTACAGTGAGCGACACAATGTCGCGTACTTTATCATCATCTCCTGTCTATACCACTTTCAGCACTTGCGCACCATTTGGAGTCTTCCAGCGTCCG GTGGCGCCATTGTGCTTGACCGACCATATTTTGACGATGTGTCAGCGAGAAATGTCACAGCCGTTGTTGATGAaacggccattttgaaatgcCGTGTTAGGAATCGCGCAAACAGAACG ATATCTTGGATGAGAAAGCGTGATCTTCACATCCTCACATCCAATTCATTCACATACACGAGTGATCAGAGATTCTCTGTGGATCATCCGGCCAACAGTGACGACTGGAATTTGAAGATTGAGTATGCGCAACGGCGCGATAGTGGCATTTATGAGTGCCAAGTTAATACTGAGCCTAAAATCAACATGGCGTTCCACCTTGAGGTCACAG ACAACCAAAATCTTTCAGATCTCATACGGGCGGCACGCGCCAAAATCCTCGGTTCCCAGGAGGTACACGTGAAGAAGGGTAGCACAATTTCCCTATCGTGCAGTGTTAACGTCCATGCACCCTCAATGGCATGGCTGCACGATTCGGCCGTGGTGGATTTTGATTCAGCACGCGGTGGTATTAGTTTGGAAACCGAGAAGACCGACACAGGCACAACATCGAGGTTAATGCTAACACGGGCAGCCCTACGTGATTCGGGGAACTACACCTGCCAACCAGCTGGAGCCGTGAGTGCTTCTGTGGTGGTGCACGTGCTGAATGGTGAACATCCAGCTGCTATGCAGACAAGCAGTGCAAGACCCGTACCACCAGTTACCCTCATCGTCCTGGGGGCCATGCTCCTGGCCACCCCATATCACGCGGGTCCCCTCTGGCTAACGCAGCCCGCGTGA